One window from the genome of Oceanisphaera sp. IT1-181 encodes:
- the lepB gene encoding signal peptidase I, giving the protein MASNFALILVLVTLVTGIIWACDKWMWAPARARKIAEAQVAHGNKVDEAALVRAAKVPGWIEQARSIFPVIAAVLILRSFIYEPFQIPSGSMMPTLLVGDFILVEKFAYGLKEPVGNTTLIATGQPKRGDVVVFKYPEDTRVDYIKRVVGLPGDRVIYQDKQLFIKPACDGTDCPDFAPVALTPGQAGEFSQMGTALERFSENLTERGHDILRNPIQPDRVSLYYGQPNTAQNEWLVPAGHYFTLGDNRDNSTDSRFWGFVPEENLVGKAVAIWISFEFERNADSWLPAWVPSNVRFSRIGAIH; this is encoded by the coding sequence ATGGCGAGTAATTTTGCCTTGATTTTAGTGCTGGTCACGCTGGTGACCGGCATTATTTGGGCCTGTGATAAGTGGATGTGGGCCCCTGCCCGAGCGCGCAAGATAGCCGAGGCCCAAGTGGCCCACGGCAATAAAGTGGATGAAGCTGCCTTAGTGCGTGCCGCCAAAGTACCGGGTTGGATTGAGCAAGCACGCTCTATTTTCCCAGTGATTGCGGCGGTATTGATCTTGCGCTCCTTTATTTACGAGCCGTTTCAAATACCGTCTGGCTCCATGATGCCGACCCTGCTGGTGGGTGATTTTATTCTGGTAGAAAAATTTGCCTACGGCTTAAAAGAGCCGGTGGGCAATACCACCTTAATTGCTACCGGCCAGCCTAAGCGCGGCGATGTAGTGGTGTTTAAATACCCAGAAGATACCCGCGTCGATTACATCAAACGGGTGGTAGGCCTGCCGGGCGATAGAGTTATCTATCAAGATAAGCAGCTGTTTATCAAGCCGGCTTGTGATGGCACGGATTGCCCAGACTTTGCTCCTGTGGCCTTGACCCCAGGGCAAGCGGGCGAGTTTTCACAAATGGGCACAGCATTGGAGCGCTTTAGTGAAAATTTAACGGAGCGCGGCCACGATATTCTGCGCAATCCCATACAGCCAGACCGCGTGTCGCTCTATTATGGCCAGCCCAACACGGCTCAGAACGAGTGGCTAGTACCGGCCGGACATTATTTTACCTTGGGTGATAACAGAGACAACAGTACCGACAGCCGTTTTTGGGGCTTTGTACCCGAAGAAAACCTAGTCGGTAAAGCTGTGGCCATCTGGATTAGCTTTGAATTTGAACGTAACGCAGACAGCTGGTTACCTGCTTGGGTGCCCAGTAATGTCCGTTTTAGCCGCATAGGCGCTATTCATTAA
- a CDS encoding sigma-E factor negative regulatory protein: MANHEATNAANHEATNAANKAAHKEQISALVDGELQDKVLLEQLSSEPALADTFARYHLYGDALRNDLPTHLHLDLSDNILAALADEAPHSVSTISTGSANAQSQDSAEQAVASNVVRGRFGRLAPMMRYAGQFAIAASVSAALIVGVQQYSQQDMQSPVLNTIPLSGSATPVSLNYRAQSQQPTNEQVLLEQQRRIHELLMDHELQQRLRQH, from the coding sequence ATGGCAAACCATGAAGCCACCAATGCTGCAAACCATGAAGCCACTAATGCGGCAAACAAGGCGGCACACAAAGAGCAGATTTCGGCTTTGGTTGACGGCGAGCTTCAAGACAAGGTCTTGCTGGAGCAATTGAGTAGCGAGCCTGCATTGGCAGATACCTTTGCGCGTTATCATCTGTATGGTGATGCCTTGCGCAACGACTTGCCTACGCATTTGCATCTGGATTTGAGTGATAACATCTTAGCGGCGTTAGCTGATGAAGCACCGCATTCGGTGAGCACTATTAGCACTGGCAGCGCCAATGCTCAGTCACAAGATTCAGCTGAGCAAGCCGTAGCGAGTAATGTGGTGCGAGGCCGCTTTGGTCGTTTGGCGCCCATGATGCGTTACGCCGGGCAATTTGCGATTGCTGCATCTGTATCGGCGGCATTAATTGTGGGCGTGCAACAATACAGCCAGCAAGATATGCAATCGCCAGTGCTCAATACCATACCCCTGAGTGGCAGTGCGACGCCCGTGAGCCTGAATTACCGAGCTCAGTCACAGCAGCCCACGAATGAACAAGTATTATTAGAGCAGCAACGACGTATTCATGAATTATTGATGGATCATGAGTTGCAGCAGCGGTTGCGCCAACACTAG
- the lepA gene encoding translation elongation factor 4, translating into MKHIRNFSVIAHIDHGKSTLSDRLIQVCGGLSDREMQQQVLDSMDLERERGITIKAQSVTLNYQADDGETYQLNFIDTPGHVDFSYEVSRSLAACEGALLVVDAGQGVEAQTLANCYTALDMDLEVVPILNKIDLPQAEPDRVAAEIEDIVGIVAMDAVRCSAKTGVGMDEVLERIVSQIPPPEGNPDGPLQALIIDSWFDPYLGVVSLVRVKHGKLKKHDKIKVMSTGQVWGVDRIGIFTPKQTDTDGLGCGEVGWVVCGIKEIHGAPVGDTLTHAKHGAEFVLPGFQKVKPQVYAGLFPISADDYEAFRDALDKLSLNDASLFYEPETSNALGFGFRCGFLGLLHMEIIQERLEREYDLDLITTAPTVVYEIVKIDGEVIYISSPSNMPALNNIEELREPIAECNILVPQEYLGNVITLCIEKRGTQKNMVYHGKQVALSYDIPMAEVVLDFFDRLKSCSRGYASLDYGFSHFETADMVRLDIMINGDRVDALAVITHKANAIYRGRMLVDKMRELIPRQMFDIAIQASIGSQIISRSTVKALRKDVTAKCYGGDVSRKKKLLSKQKEGKKRMKSLGRVDIPQDAFLAILHVGKDK; encoded by the coding sequence ATGAAGCACATTCGTAACTTTTCCGTCATCGCTCATATAGACCACGGCAAGTCCACCCTGTCCGATCGTTTGATCCAGGTGTGTGGGGGTTTGTCAGACCGAGAAATGCAACAGCAAGTGCTCGACTCCATGGACTTAGAGCGCGAACGCGGCATTACCATTAAAGCGCAAAGTGTGACCCTCAACTACCAGGCCGACGACGGCGAAACATACCAGCTTAACTTTATCGATACTCCGGGGCACGTAGACTTCTCTTATGAAGTTTCTCGTTCTTTGGCCGCCTGTGAAGGAGCTTTGCTGGTGGTTGACGCAGGTCAGGGTGTTGAGGCACAGACTTTGGCTAACTGCTACACGGCACTGGACATGGACTTAGAAGTGGTCCCGATCTTGAACAAGATTGACTTGCCGCAGGCGGAGCCTGATCGAGTAGCGGCCGAAATCGAAGACATAGTAGGCATAGTGGCCATGGACGCGGTGCGCTGCTCCGCTAAAACCGGTGTGGGTATGGATGAAGTGCTGGAGCGTATTGTCAGCCAAATCCCGCCACCAGAAGGCAACCCAGATGGCCCGCTGCAGGCGCTGATCATTGACTCTTGGTTTGACCCCTATTTGGGCGTGGTCTCTTTGGTGCGGGTGAAGCACGGCAAGCTGAAGAAGCACGATAAGATCAAAGTAATGAGCACCGGCCAAGTGTGGGGGGTGGATCGCATTGGTATTTTCACACCTAAGCAAACCGACACCGACGGCCTCGGCTGCGGCGAAGTGGGCTGGGTAGTGTGCGGTATTAAAGAAATTCACGGTGCACCTGTGGGCGATACACTGACCCACGCTAAGCACGGCGCTGAGTTTGTATTACCGGGCTTTCAGAAAGTGAAACCACAGGTATATGCGGGCTTATTCCCAATTTCTGCCGACGACTATGAAGCTTTCCGTGATGCGCTGGATAAACTCTCGCTCAACGATGCCTCTTTGTTCTATGAGCCAGAAACCTCTAATGCGTTAGGCTTTGGTTTCCGTTGTGGATTCTTAGGCTTGTTGCACATGGAAATCATCCAAGAGCGCTTAGAGCGCGAATACGACTTGGACTTGATTACCACGGCACCAACCGTAGTGTATGAAATCGTCAAAATTGACGGCGAAGTGATTTATATTTCTAGCCCGTCCAATATGCCGGCGCTGAACAATATCGAAGAGCTGCGTGAGCCGATTGCCGAGTGTAATATTCTGGTACCACAAGAATACTTGGGCAACGTGATCACCTTGTGCATCGAGAAGCGCGGTACCCAGAAAAACATGGTCTATCACGGCAAGCAGGTGGCCCTCAGCTACGATATTCCGATGGCGGAAGTGGTACTGGATTTCTTCGACCGTTTGAAGTCGTGCAGCCGCGGTTATGCCTCATTGGATTATGGTTTTAGCCACTTTGAAACCGCTGACATGGTGCGCCTGGATATTATGATCAACGGTGACCGCGTTGATGCCTTGGCCGTTATCACTCACAAAGCCAATGCCATTTATCGTGGTCGTATGTTGGTAGATAAGATGCGCGAGCTTATTCCGCGCCAGATGTTTGATATTGCCATTCAAGCCTCGATTGGTAGCCAGATAATCTCGCGTAGTACCGTTAAAGCCTTGCGCAAAGACGTAACCGCTAAGTGTTATGGCGGCGACGTTAGTCGTAAGAAAAAGCTGCTCTCTAAGCAGAAAGAAGGTAAAAAACGCATGAAGTCATTGGGTCGGGTAGATATACCGCAAGATGCCTTCTTAGCGATTCTTCACGTCGGTAAGGATAAGTAA
- the rnc gene encoding ribonuclease III: MKNLHILEKKIGYTFNDQAMLVRALTHRSAGSRHNERLEFLGDSLLSMVIADALFHRFPRVNEGDMSRMRATLVREKTLAELAREFELGEYLILGPGELKSGGFRRESILADAVEAIIGAVYLDANIEQMQTMMLGWYEDRLNAIQPGIDQKDPKTRLQELLQGKRKPLPTYTVEQVIGEAHNQKFTVHCQIEGMAQPVIGIGTSRRKAEQSAAEHALEVLL, translated from the coding sequence ATGAAAAATTTGCACATTTTAGAAAAGAAAATAGGTTACACCTTTAATGACCAAGCCATGTTGGTACGGGCGTTAACCCACCGCAGCGCCGGCTCACGCCATAATGAACGCTTAGAGTTTTTGGGTGATTCACTGCTGAGCATGGTGATTGCCGATGCGCTGTTCCATCGTTTTCCTCGGGTTAACGAAGGTGACATGTCGCGAATGCGCGCTACGCTGGTGCGAGAAAAAACCTTGGCCGAGCTGGCCCGTGAGTTTGAACTGGGCGAGTATTTAATCTTAGGCCCCGGTGAGCTGAAGAGCGGTGGTTTTCGCCGTGAGTCGATTTTGGCTGATGCGGTAGAAGCCATTATTGGCGCCGTGTATCTGGATGCCAATATTGAGCAGATGCAAACCATGATGCTGGGCTGGTATGAAGACCGCCTTAATGCGATTCAGCCGGGTATCGACCAAAAAGATCCCAAAACGCGCCTGCAAGAACTGTTGCAGGGCAAGCGCAAACCCTTGCCTACCTATACGGTGGAGCAAGTGATTGGTGAAGCTCACAACCAAAAATTTACCGTGCATTGCCAGATTGAAGGCATGGCACAACCTGTGATTGGCATTGGTACCAGTCGTCGCAAGGCCGAACAATCAGCGGCCGAACATGCTTTGGAAGTCTTGCTATGA
- a CDS encoding PACE efflux transporter, which produces MRNTLDRIRHTLGFEFIGLLIFTPFAMLVFGYNMFEMGLMAVVGSVIATVWNYIYNLLFDHAMVKIRNNVHKTTLIRVLHAGLFEGGLLVLFLPMIAWYLEISIWEAFTMGMAMSAFYLCYAFVYNLIYDKVFPIPDNLSQAQQT; this is translated from the coding sequence ATGCGTAATACGCTGGATCGTATTCGTCATACCTTAGGCTTTGAATTTATCGGCCTACTTATTTTTACCCCCTTCGCCATGCTGGTATTCGGCTACAACATGTTTGAAATGGGCCTGATGGCGGTGGTGGGCTCGGTGATTGCCACCGTGTGGAACTACATTTATAACCTGTTGTTTGACCACGCCATGGTAAAAATTCGTAACAACGTACATAAAACTACGCTGATCCGCGTGTTACATGCTGGTCTTTTTGAAGGCGGCTTATTGGTGCTGTTTTTACCGATGATTGCTTGGTATTTAGAGATAAGCATCTGGGAAGCCTTCACCATGGGCATGGCCATGTCCGCGTTTTATTTGTGCTACGCCTTTGTTTATAACCTGATTTACGACAAGGTATTTCCAATCCCCGATAACTTATCCCAAGCGCAGCAAACTTGA
- a CDS encoding MucB/RseB C-terminal domain-containing protein yields the protein MKKQGLSAVILIFAWVFPGLVMAEDGSAPSLLQRMQQAYQQLNFELTLIEFSQGELEPKRLTRGHLDGQVFTHLTHLNGRPREFVQRGDETSFFDASHSGYTLKNSNLPGLFYRLQQMSLDSLLAKYDAVSAGRSRVLGRVAQVVRLVPKSADYYGYMLWLDQETGLLVRLDTLSEDAQVVEQSMGVALKVSDMPSPLIKELKAANLPALVSVSDVYPAPQQQLPWRFGWMPAGFELRSQDKHKLPITEQAVDYVMLSNSLVDVSVYLSQAKAQTEVKQQLVRQGATHLLSVISPAGADITVVGAIPVETARQIAESITRVETP from the coding sequence TTGAAAAAACAGGGGCTGAGTGCCGTTATCCTGATATTTGCATGGGTTTTTCCCGGTCTTGTCATGGCCGAAGATGGCTCGGCGCCCAGCTTGTTGCAGCGCATGCAGCAGGCTTATCAACAACTTAACTTTGAGCTGACTCTGATTGAATTTAGCCAAGGTGAACTTGAGCCTAAGCGACTGACTCGGGGCCACCTTGACGGCCAAGTGTTTACCCATCTCACTCACCTCAATGGTCGGCCTCGAGAGTTTGTGCAGCGCGGCGATGAAACCAGTTTCTTCGATGCCAGCCACAGTGGCTATACGCTAAAAAACTCTAATCTGCCTGGTCTTTTTTACCGACTACAACAAATGTCGCTCGACTCTTTATTAGCTAAATATGATGCGGTGTCGGCAGGGCGCAGCCGGGTATTAGGCAGAGTGGCGCAAGTAGTGCGCTTAGTGCCTAAATCAGCGGATTATTACGGCTATATGTTGTGGTTGGATCAAGAAACCGGCTTATTGGTGAGGTTGGATACGTTGAGTGAAGATGCTCAAGTGGTGGAGCAAAGCATGGGCGTGGCACTTAAAGTCAGCGATATGCCGAGCCCGTTAATTAAAGAATTAAAAGCCGCTAATTTGCCTGCATTGGTGTCTGTGTCTGACGTATATCCGGCACCGCAACAGCAGCTGCCTTGGCGTTTTGGCTGGATGCCTGCGGGCTTTGAGCTGCGCTCGCAAGATAAACATAAGCTGCCCATTACCGAGCAAGCGGTGGATTACGTGATGCTCTCTAACAGTTTGGTGGATGTGTCTGTGTATCTGTCTCAAGCCAAAGCGCAGACGGAAGTGAAGCAACAACTCGTGCGCCAAGGTGCCACCCATTTGCTGAGTGTTATTTCGCCTGCCGGTGCAGATATTACCGTGGTGGGAGCGATTCCTGTTGAAACCGCTCGCCAAATTGCCGAGTCCATTACCCGCGTTGAAACGCCCTAA
- a CDS encoding protein YgfX gives MSVTRFEISAKPSLYHLYYLLAVASLWWLPASFLLRADILPWFTTVWLLVCGLLYYRSRAYALTGEYNQGVISLNTRSGRLSHHSRVGPGFLVLMLDEQRLPAFWLFQDALPEPVYRRLTQLILQADPSRKL, from the coding sequence TTGAGCGTAACCAGATTCGAAATCAGCGCTAAACCCTCGCTGTATCACCTGTATTATTTGTTAGCGGTGGCCAGCCTATGGTGGCTGCCCGCTAGCTTTTTGTTACGCGCAGATATACTGCCTTGGTTTACAACCGTGTGGTTATTGGTGTGCGGGTTACTTTATTATCGCAGCCGCGCTTATGCGCTAACCGGCGAATACAACCAAGGTGTGATTAGCTTAAATACACGCAGCGGCCGACTATCCCACCACAGCCGAGTAGGCCCCGGCTTTTTAGTGCTGATGCTGGACGAGCAGCGCTTGCCGGCCTTTTGGCTGTTTCAAGATGCGCTACCCGAACCCGTATATCGACGGCTGACGCAATTAATACTGCAAGCAGATCCCTCCAGAAAACTGTGA
- a CDS encoding SoxR reducing system RseC family protein translates to MIEEIATVSAVYDGQVEVVCFSKSACGQCKQNSNCGTGIVSKALPGRDHRFVIATELALTVNQQVRIGIPDHSLLRSVFLVYLFPLLLVLTGALLASIGLGMGDGGTILGAAIGGTLGFVLASRWAGRDGRLATEPVIIAVLLPMASVAYEADTP, encoded by the coding sequence ATGATTGAAGAAATAGCGACCGTCTCTGCCGTATATGACGGGCAGGTAGAAGTGGTGTGTTTTAGCAAGTCGGCCTGTGGTCAGTGCAAGCAAAACAGCAACTGCGGTACCGGCATCGTTTCTAAAGCCTTGCCTGGCCGCGACCATAGATTTGTGATCGCCACCGAACTAGCGCTCACCGTGAATCAACAAGTGCGCATTGGCATTCCTGATCACAGCTTGTTGCGCAGTGTGTTTTTAGTGTATTTATTCCCGCTGTTATTAGTGCTGACTGGCGCTTTGTTGGCCAGCATAGGTTTGGGCATGGGTGATGGCGGTACCATTTTGGGTGCGGCCATCGGCGGTACGCTTGGCTTCGTGTTAGCCTCCCGCTGGGCAGGGCGAGATGGGCGTTTAGCAACAGAGCCGGTGATCATCGCCGTCTTGCTGCCCATGGCAAGCGTTGCGTATGAGGCTGATACTCCCTGA
- a CDS encoding succinate dehydrogenase assembly factor 2, protein MLKTSLNASNKPRLRWACRRGMLELDVILGPFVEHEYDGLNEAEQKTFERLLESDDPDLFAWLMRHQQAQVPEFQAMVEFILERNQIRNQR, encoded by the coding sequence ATGCTCAAGACCTCGCTCAATGCTTCAAATAAGCCTCGTTTAAGATGGGCGTGCCGCCGTGGCATGCTGGAATTGGATGTGATTTTAGGCCCCTTTGTGGAGCACGAATACGATGGGCTCAACGAGGCGGAACAAAAAACATTTGAACGCTTATTAGAAAGTGATGATCCAGACTTATTCGCTTGGTTAATGAGGCATCAACAAGCGCAAGTACCCGAGTTTCAAGCCATGGTGGAATTCATTCTTGAGCGTAACCAGATTCGAAATCAGCGCTAA
- the rpoE gene encoding RNA polymerase sigma factor RpoE codes for MSDQFTDQQLVERVQRGDKNAYGLLVKKYQHKVANLVSRYVSNSGDVPDVTQEALIKAYRALPGFRGDSAFYTWLYRIAVNTAKNYLVAQKRRPPSSDVEVEDAEYYDGGNGLRDQASPERLMLSEEIKRAVFDTIDALPEDLKTAITLRELEGMSYEDIANVMDCPVGTVRSRIFRAREAIDKRVQPLLQG; via the coding sequence ATGAGCGATCAATTTACAGATCAGCAGCTGGTTGAACGGGTGCAGCGTGGTGACAAGAACGCCTACGGCTTACTGGTTAAAAAATATCAGCATAAAGTGGCGAACCTAGTGTCGCGATACGTGTCCAACTCAGGTGATGTACCGGATGTGACGCAAGAAGCATTGATTAAAGCTTATCGGGCTTTGCCCGGATTTAGAGGCGACAGTGCCTTTTATACTTGGTTGTATCGCATTGCGGTTAACACGGCAAAAAACTACTTAGTGGCGCAAAAACGACGCCCACCCAGTAGCGATGTTGAAGTAGAAGACGCAGAGTATTATGACGGTGGCAATGGCCTAAGAGACCAAGCGTCACCGGAACGACTCATGTTATCGGAAGAGATTAAGCGGGCCGTTTTTGACACCATAGACGCACTGCCCGAAGATCTTAAAACAGCGATAACCTTGCGAGAGCTGGAAGGGATGAGCTACGAAGATATTGCCAACGTGATGGACTGTCCAGTAGGCACAGTTCGCTCTCGAATATTTCGAGCACGCGAAGCAATCGACAAGCGAGTCCAGCCATTACTTCAGGGTTGA
- the nadB gene encoding L-aspartate oxidase has protein sequence MKDPVEYLCDVLIIGSGAAGLSLALKLADHAQVHLLSKGPLAEGSTFYAQGGIAAVFDETDSIESHVADTLIAGAGLCDEAVVEYTARQAPDAIQWLINQGVPFDTEPSAQGKEAYHLTREGGHSHRRIFHAADATGKAVQLTLNERVRQHPNIHILERVNALDLITSAKLEPAANDTGQPAQETNQTGNRVLGAYVWNRNKERVETIRARFVAMATGGASKVYQYTSNPDVSSGDGIAMAWRAGCRVANMEFNQFHPTSLFHPDDNNFLLSEALRGEGALLKRPDGSRFMPDYDSRGELAPRDIVARAIDHEMKRLGTECMYLDISHQPADFILKHFPTIYERCLKVGIDITRQPMPVVPAAHYTCGGVMVDEHSQTDIQGLYAIGEVSYTGLHGANRMASNSLLECIVFARAAGQDILAKLATTPEPPILPLWDESQVADSDEEVVIHHNWHELRLFMWDYVGIVRSDKRLERAKRRIELLQQEIQEYYANFRVSNNLLELRNLAQVAELIVRSAMARKESRGLHYTLDYPDKLPNPKPTILEP, from the coding sequence ATGAAGGATCCTGTTGAATATCTCTGCGACGTACTCATTATTGGTAGTGGCGCCGCCGGACTCTCACTGGCATTAAAACTGGCCGATCACGCCCAAGTGCACTTACTCAGTAAGGGCCCGCTCGCAGAAGGCTCGACCTTCTACGCTCAAGGTGGCATTGCCGCCGTGTTCGATGAAACCGATAGCATAGAGTCTCATGTGGCCGATACCCTGATTGCTGGCGCCGGCTTATGTGACGAGGCCGTCGTCGAATACACCGCCCGCCAAGCCCCGGATGCCATTCAATGGCTGATTAATCAAGGCGTGCCCTTCGATACCGAGCCCTCGGCGCAGGGTAAAGAGGCATACCATCTCACTCGTGAAGGCGGCCACAGCCACAGACGTATCTTTCATGCCGCCGATGCCACCGGTAAAGCGGTGCAACTCACGCTAAACGAACGCGTACGCCAACATCCTAACATTCATATTCTCGAACGGGTTAACGCACTCGACTTAATTACCAGCGCCAAACTAGAGCCTGCCGCTAACGACACTGGCCAACCTGCTCAAGAAACAAACCAAACCGGCAATCGAGTGTTGGGCGCCTATGTCTGGAACCGCAATAAAGAACGAGTAGAAACCATTCGCGCCCGCTTCGTAGCCATGGCCACGGGCGGCGCCTCTAAGGTTTATCAATATACCTCAAACCCAGATGTCAGCTCTGGCGACGGCATTGCCATGGCGTGGCGCGCTGGCTGTCGGGTGGCCAATATGGAATTTAATCAGTTTCACCCCACCAGCTTGTTTCATCCCGATGATAACAACTTTTTACTCTCCGAAGCGCTGCGCGGTGAAGGGGCGCTGCTTAAACGCCCGGATGGCAGTCGCTTTATGCCAGATTATGACTCACGAGGCGAATTAGCCCCCCGTGACATAGTGGCGCGCGCTATCGATCATGAGATGAAACGCCTTGGCACCGAGTGCATGTATTTAGATATTAGCCATCAGCCGGCAGATTTTATCCTCAAGCACTTCCCCACTATTTATGAGCGCTGCTTAAAAGTCGGCATCGACATTACCCGCCAACCCATGCCTGTGGTGCCCGCCGCTCATTATACGTGCGGTGGCGTTATGGTGGATGAGCACAGCCAAACCGACATTCAGGGTTTATATGCCATCGGTGAAGTATCTTACACCGGCCTGCACGGAGCCAATCGCATGGCGTCTAACTCCTTATTGGAGTGCATTGTATTTGCCCGCGCCGCCGGCCAAGATATCTTAGCCAAGCTGGCCACCACGCCTGAGCCTCCTATCTTGCCGTTGTGGGATGAAAGCCAAGTGGCCGACTCTGATGAAGAAGTGGTGATCCACCATAACTGGCATGAATTGCGGTTATTTATGTGGGACTACGTAGGCATAGTGCGCTCCGACAAACGCTTAGAGCGTGCCAAACGGCGCATAGAATTATTACAGCAAGAAATCCAAGAGTATTACGCCAACTTTAGGGTCAGTAATAACCTGCTGGAGCTGCGCAATCTCGCCCAAGTGGCGGAGCTAATCGTACGCTCCGCCATGGCGCGCAAAGAATCCCGTGGCCTACATTACACCTTGGATTACCCAGATAAACTGCCTAACCCTAAGCCAACGATTTTAGAGCCATAG
- a CDS encoding folate-binding Fe/S cluster repair protein, translating into MLTLSSSPVLYPLTDRAVISLTGADRTKYLQGQVTCDVDLLNAGDASLGGHCDSKGRLWASFWLANLGEELLLVLNASLLERQLPELKKFAVFAKTDVEAVTEQWQVFGLAGEGLSYWLDQQFEGSNNLLQGGVVIPVAAEHALLLLPAGTPPPELPLGNESDWRGLMIQAGLPDMQAEHQGEYIPQMLNLQALNGISFTKGCYLGQETVARAKYRGANKKAMFVLSGHASAPISANQDLELQLGENWRRAGTVLSVYQDGEQCILTSVLNNNLEPDAVLRIKGQDDSRLSLQALPYNLVD; encoded by the coding sequence ATGTTGACTCTTTCTTCTTCTCCCGTGCTGTATCCGCTGACCGACCGAGCCGTGATCAGCTTAACCGGTGCCGACCGCACCAAGTACCTGCAGGGCCAAGTTACCTGTGACGTAGACTTACTCAATGCCGGTGACGCCAGCCTAGGCGGCCACTGTGACAGTAAAGGCCGTTTGTGGGCCAGTTTTTGGCTGGCTAATCTCGGCGAAGAGCTGTTATTGGTATTAAACGCCTCTTTATTGGAGCGTCAATTGCCTGAGCTAAAAAAATTCGCGGTGTTCGCTAAAACCGACGTTGAGGCAGTCACTGAGCAGTGGCAGGTATTTGGTTTAGCCGGTGAGGGCTTATCCTACTGGTTAGATCAGCAATTTGAAGGCTCAAACAACCTGCTGCAAGGCGGCGTTGTTATTCCGGTAGCGGCTGAGCACGCGCTCTTGCTGCTGCCTGCAGGAACCCCGCCTCCCGAATTGCCACTGGGCAATGAATCCGATTGGCGCGGCTTAATGATCCAAGCCGGTTTGCCAGATATGCAGGCCGAGCATCAGGGGGAATATATTCCGCAGATGCTAAATTTACAGGCCTTGAACGGCATTAGTTTTACCAAAGGCTGCTACTTAGGCCAAGAAACCGTGGCCCGCGCTAAGTATCGGGGCGCCAATAAAAAGGCCATGTTTGTATTGTCAGGCCACGCCAGCGCTCCCATTAGCGCCAATCAAGATTTGGAATTACAGCTGGGTGAAAACTGGCGCCGTGCTGGCACTGTGCTGAGTGTTTATCAAGACGGCGAGCAGTGCATCTTAACGTCGGTGCTGAATAACAACCTTGAGCCCGATGCAGTGTTACGCATCAAAGGCCAAGACGACAGCCGCCTCAGCCTGCAAGCCCTACCCTACAATCTGGTAGACTAA